The following proteins are co-located in the Eublepharis macularius isolate TG4126 chromosome 5, MPM_Emac_v1.0, whole genome shotgun sequence genome:
- the TMEM121 gene encoding transmembrane protein 121 — MVLPPPDKRHVCLTTIVIMTSMAFMDAYLVEQNQGPRKIGVCIIVLVGDICFLIVLRYVAVWVGAEVKTAKRGYAMILWFLYIFVLEIKLYFIFQNYKADKRNLETVARKALTLLLSICVPGLYLVLVALDSMEYIRTFRKKEDLRGRLFWVALDLLDILDIQANLWEPHKTGLPIWAEGLMFFYCYILLLILPCVSLSEISMQGEHIAPQKMMLYPVLSLVTINIVTIFIRAINMVLFQDSRVSTIFIGKNIIAIATKACTFLEYKKQVKEFPQNAIALELQQNSVAHNQTVHSTQGMAHEQSPTREILDT; from the coding sequence ATGGTGCTTCCTCCTCCAGACAAGCGTCATGTGTGTCTCACCACCATCGTGATCATGACCAGCATGGCATTCATGGATgcctacctggtggaacagaACCAAGGACCCCGTAAAATTGGAGTCTGCATTATTGTTCTGGTGGGAGACATCTGTTTTCTGATTGTGCTACGCTATGTGGCCGTGTGGGTCGGGGCCGAGGTGAAGACGGCAAAGCGTGGCTATGCCATGATCCTCTGGTTCCTCTACATCTTTGTGCTGGAGATAAAACTGTATTTTATATTCCAGAATTACAAGGCTGATAAGAGAAATCTGGAGACGGTGGCCAGGAAGGCCCTAACGTTGTTGCTCTCCATCTGCGTACCGGGTCTGTACCTGGTGCTAGTGGCCTTGGATAGCATGGAGTACATACGCACCTTCCGGAAGAAAGAGGATTTGCGGGGCCGTCTCTTCTGGGTAGCCTTAGACCTCCTGGATATCTTAGACATCCAAGCCAACCTGTGGGAACCGCACAAAACTGGCCTGCCGATCTGGGCAGAAGGCCTGATGTTCTTCTACTGCTACATCCTTCTCCTCATCTTGCCTTGTGTTTCTCTCAGTGAGATCAGCATGCAAGGGGAGCACATTGCGCCCCAGAAAATGATGCTCTACCCAGTCCTGAGCCTGGTGACCATCAACATTGTTACCATATTCATCCGTGCCATCAACATGGTCTTGTTCCAAGACAGCCGGGTCTCCACCATCTTTATCGGCAAGAACATCATTGCCATCGCCACCAAAGCCTGCACTTTCCTCGAGTACAAGAAGCAGGTGAAGGAATTCCCACAGAACGCCATCGCTCTTGAGCTGCAACAGAACTCGGTGGCCCACAACCAGACTGTCCACAGTACGCAAGGCATGGCTCACGAGCAATCGCCCACCAGGGAGATCTTGGACACATGA